In one window of Henckelia pumila isolate YLH828 chromosome 1, ASM3356847v2, whole genome shotgun sequence DNA:
- the LOC140866882 gene encoding probable inactive purple acid phosphatase 2, giving the protein MIRCKLMFLLSVLCLPPLSSSSTQTSISITPNVIPKSGDPITISWSGVDTPARLDWLGIYSPSNSSNDNFIGYVFLSSSPGWESGSGSITITLVNLRSDYQFRIFHWDESEINPKKHDHDHNPIPATRHLLALSEMVSFEHGRGPEQVHLALTGRVGEMRVLFVTPDGKDSFVKYGLTRDKLGKVAATQVSRYEREDMCDAPANESIGWRDPGFIHDGVMIGLDEGKRYYYQVGSDSGGWSTTYSFVSQTGDSSETIAFLFGDMGTATPYSTFVRIQEESIATINWIKRDIEAIGDKPALISHIGDISYARGYSWLWDNFFNQIEPVASKVPYHVCIGNHEYDWPSQPWKPDWSYAVYGTDGGGECGVPYSLRFHMPGNSSEPTGTRAPATRNLYYSFDMGVVHFVYFSTETDFLQGSKQYDFLKNDLESVDRKKTPFVIVQGHRPMYTTSYETRDAPFRERLLEHLEPLLVKNKVTLALWGHVHRYERFCPLNNFTCGSLGKSGEEWKAFPVHLVIGMAGQDWQPIWQPRSTHPTDPIFPQPLRSLYRGGEFGYIRLVANMKKLTLSYVGNHDGEVHDAVEIMASGQIFNGFVNADIVASRIGLQSTYVKIGSLLVLGAFVGYVLGFVSRSRKNDAWTPVKNEET; this is encoded by the exons ATGATCCGATGTAAGCTGATGTTCCTTCTGTCCGTTCTCTGTCTTCCACCCTTGTCTTCTTCATCTACCCAAACCTCGATTTCGATAACTCCGAATGTCATCCCCAAATCAGGCGACCCAATCACGATTTCATGGTCGGGAGTTGATACACCGGCGCGGCTCGACTGGCTCGGCATTTATTCGCCGTCGAATTCGTCCAACGATAATTTCATCGGCTACGTTTTCCTTTCCTCGTCGCCCGGATGGGAATCGGGGTCGGGTTCCATCACGATCACTCTAGTCAACTTGCGATCCGATTATCAGTTTCGGATCTTCCACTGGGACGAGTCCGAAATCAACCCGAAAAAGCACGACCACGACCACAATCCCATACCCGCGACCCGCCACTTGTTGGCCCTGTCGGAGATGGTTAGTTTTGAACATGGCCGGGGACCGGAGCAAGTGCATCTGGCGTTGACGGGTCGGGTTGGGGAGATGCGGGTACTCTTTGTGACACCTGATGGGAAAGATAGTTTCGTGAAATACGGGTTGACCCGGGACAAATTGGGTAAGGTTGCAGCTACCCAGGTATCGAGGTATGAGAGGGAGGACATGTGTGATGCTCCGGCAAATGAGAGCATTGGGTGGAGAGACCCTGGGTTTATACATGATGGAGTGATGATTGGCTTGGATGAAGGAAAGAGATACTATTATCAG GTTGGTAGTGATTCTGGGGGTTGGAGCACAACTTACAGCTTCGTGTCACAAACTGGGGATTCGAGTGAAACGATAGCTTTCTTATTTGGAGACATGGGGACTGCAACACCTTACTCAACTTTTGTGCGTATCCAAGAAGAAAGCATAGCCACTATTAATTGGATAAAACGTGATATCGAAGCTATTGGTGACAAGCCAGCCTTGATCTCACATATTGGAGATATCAGCTATGCCAGAGGCTATTCTTGGTTGTGGGACAACTTTTTTAACCAGATAGAACCAGTTGCGTCCAAGGTTCCTTACCATGTTTGTATCGGCAACCATGAATATGATTGGCCTTCACAGCCTTGGAAACCCGACTGGTCTTATGCAGTTTATGGGACAGATGGGGGTGGAGAGTGTGGGGTGCCATATAGTCTTAGATTCCACATGCCTGGGAATTCCTCTGAGCCTACGGGAACTAGAGCCCCTGCTACAAGAAATCTTTATTACTCTTTCGATATGGGAGTAGTTCATTTTGTTTACTTTTCTACAGAGACTGATTTCCTTCAAGGTAGCAAGCAATATGATTTTCTGAAAAACGACTTGGAGTCGGTGGATAGGAAAAAAACCCCTTTCGTTATCGTTCAAGGGCACCGGCCAATGTACACAACAAGCTACGAAACAAGAGATGCCCCTTTCAGGGAGCGATTACTCGAGCACCTAGAACCGCTTCTTGTCAAGAACAAGGTTACACTTGCATTGTGGGGACATGTACATAGATATGAACGCTTTTGTCCTCTAAATAACTTCACTTGTGGAAGTTTGGGCAAGAGCGGGGAAGAGTGGAAGGCTTTCCCTGTGCATTTGGTGATCGGGATGGCTGGACAGGATTGGCAACCGATCTGGCAACCAAGGTCAACCCACCCCACCGATCCCATCTTCCCGCAACCCCTGCGGTCCTTGTATCGTGGAGGTGAATTTGGGTACATCAGACTTGTTGCCAATATGAAGAAACTCACGCTATCTTATGTGGGGAACCATGATGGGGAAGTGCATGACGCAGTCGAGATCATGGCCTCTGGCCAAATTTTTAATGGTTTTGTTAATGCTGATATTGTTGCATCGAGGATTGGGTTGCAATCAACATATGTTAAAATTGGCAGTCTACTTGTTCTTGGAGCTTTCGTTGGGTATGTCTTGGGATTCGTGTCACGCTCCAGAAAGAACGATGCATGGACTCCGGTAAAGAATGAGGAGACGTAA